The stretch of DNA GATGCTGCTTAAATATAAAGGGAGTTGTATCTCATATATTAGCGCATTCTTCTGTTTCATTTTTTCGAAAGGGTTGCTCTCTCCGCAAAGAGATTTCAATCGAGTGGTTACCCAACAACCCTTTTCACGCTGTTAACCAACTATCTGTGACCCTCGCTTTTGTCACCCTCCGAGGACGTACATACGTAGATGCCCAGGTTTTTTGGTTCTGGGTTCTGGTTCTCGATTCTGGCATACCTGCCGAGCTCGTAACCCCGCCATTAATACTCATTAGTAGCCGAGGTTCGGCGTGTGCCTTTATCAGCCATTTAGCCACTTTGTGTAATCCCAGGGAGCACAACGACCGCAACAAAATGCGTGTTTATTTGGGTGTGGGTCTCGggttgttttgtattttttatatttttactttttgtctatactcttaataatattaaaaaatacacccAGGGGGACAACGATTCGGTTTGTTTGGTTAGTTTCGCTGATGGTGGTGGCGATGGCGGTGGCCTGATGTATCTGACCGTATTGCTGGGGCAGACGCATAAATTTCCTTTGTCTAAACCCCCAAGACAATTAGAGGCACGGCAGGGAAATAATGCCAGGGGCGGGTAGTTCGGTGGTTCCGTGTTCGGTGGGTAAGAAGTGCAAAAATCGTTTTATATCCATTGAGAAAGACAATATAACAAAACACATACAATGCCAGTGACATGCGACGTTTCTCAAGTGATAAATGATGTCGCCCGTTACTTGCATTGGCTTTTTGAGTAGCAGGCGTCTCTTCAGTGTGAGCTACGTTTATTTGCGCTGTAAAATGGTTTAGCATTTTACTTTCTACTTCTTCTACATAAATTCCCCTTCCGACTTTCCTTTCCTTAGTTTTTGTGAGTGTGTGCAGGGCAAAATGAATTGCATGGCTTGTTTACTGTCATGTTAGCCAAACGAGTTGACAAGCGCAACGGCATTTGATTGGCTCCGAGGAAAGCCTTTTTCGTTTAATGCTTTCGTTTACATGTGAGTGCTACGCAGCAGATTGAAGTAGCTGTAGGCTCCACGTACAATCTGGAATAGAAAGAGTTTGAATTCGACGAATCCATCGTTTCGGGACTTTTACGTCTATGAAGGTCCTCAGATTCAGATCAACCAGCAGGGCGCGCATCGTCATCGGCCGTTGGGCATTCATCATCACAAAGACCATCATGCGCTGCAAAGGCAGTTCGAAGTTGTACCATCCGCACGAATAGTAAGCGAGGGACAATTTATCGTGCTGAAAAAAATCAATGTTTCAAAGAGTCAGCTCAACGAAAAtgaagtaaacaaaaatcgtTTTAGATAAGTAATTTatccttgaattttttcctgtATTGTTACGGTTTTCATGGCAAAGTCAAGTTTAGGAATTGGAATATTTCAGATGCATCCTCATTGTATACCCACACATTCAACAATTAGCGTGGCATGCCAATGGTAGATCCACAGTATGGCAGCCATaacaaaaaggtaaataaacaTGAAGAAGTAGTCCATCTTGCTGGGGACCTGATAAAGCatactaaatattatttaaaagaatacattttaaagactCCTCCACTCACACCAACTGTCAAGGCAAAAAAGAGAAAGCACATGAGAACcgagaaaataatgaaatctgCCATAACCGGGACGCAAATTAGATTCTGAAGCTCCTGGACAAATTTCCGAATTCTCAGCTGTTCACGTACGAATTCCTTGAAGAGTTGCAATCGCCAGTACGTAAGCTCACTGGCTGATAGACGATCTACTACCAAGGTCGGATTTATGCGTGTGATCTTTGAGtagccaaaaacatataggttttttgcataaataaattatcattGCATAGTAATAGCAGTGCTCTTACATCCATCTCCTCCACCCGTTTGTTGAGAATCTGCAGCTTTAGGTTCACGTACTTCATGAGGCACGTGATAAAGGTGTGCCACAATGGAATCGTAGTGATTCCCAAAGCCAGAGCATACCAAGGTCCCAGATACCCGACCACGAAGTTATCGCACAGTTCTCCAAAGGGAAACAGTTGGAACAGCAGAATGGGCTGCTCCTCACCTCGTCGCACTGCCGGCATATTGAATACCGATTTTGGCAGAAACCAAGTCCTATAGATGCAGTCCGAATAGGCTATAAAACCAGCAATGACCGATGGAACCCACAGGATCAGGGTAATGGTTCGGGTATAAACCTGCGTGGCGACCAGGAGAGACATCTCCTGATCATCTGCCACGAACATTAAGTTCTGGATGTCCTCGTAAGCCTCTCTCAAAAGGTAAATTACTCCTGAACAAATGGAATAAtgaaatattcaattttttaaagaatgatAAAATCAGAAAGATTTACGAagagaaaaatattcacaTTGATGAAAAgagaaaagtaaaattaataatgttatttcaaaacaagaaaggaagctagcttcggctggccgaagcagatcattcctattaattaacaaatcgtaaaaatgttcaatattccattttttctcattatatgatatagtagttcaattttgataaaattaaaccgaaattcggaaatatttaaaaagagtcatacaataaaccaacgaagcaataatttttttcctattaatttgcatttaattttccgaccgttcctatggcagctatatgatatagtgccccgattttttctaaattttattcgaaattcctaaatattttaaaaataacattcccaagagaataagttaatattttgaaaataccaaagctagacttttttttaaagtttttttttcgatatttcatatgggagctataagatataaagggtgttttttttagagATATAGAACTTTAAATTGGCATCACTGTTTAAGATGGCGACCGATTTAACAGCTGTCAAGTGATTTATTCTCAGTTTGGTTTGGCAATTCATCATGAATAGACTCACGCCTGAACAACGCTTGCAAATAGTGCTACAGTCGAGCCAGCCGTGGCGATCATATGCCAGAAatcatatataaaatgtaatgcgACAAGATTATCTTtcgaacaaaacaaaaaaaaaaacatgtcaATCGAATAATCCATCGTTGTTTTACTGCAACTTAAAGTTCTATACCTCTAAAAAAACACCCtttagttgtccgatccggccggttccgacttatatactacctgcaatagaaagaagacttttgggaaagtttcaagccgatagcttcaaaactgagagactagtttgcgtagaaacagacagtcagacggacatggctagatcgactcgtttagtgatgctgatcaagaatatatatactttatggggtcggaaacgtctccttcactgcgtggcaaacttctgactgaaatcataaatattaaaaacatttttcacttCAAAAAgtcgatatattttttaaaactttttgaaCTCAATCCGAAACGTCAGAATtctcttatatatttataaaatatcattttaaaacTTACTATTTCTTTGCACATAGGCATTGAGCGTGGCGATGGAAACAGTGAAATACTGAACAGCAGTCGCCCAACTTGTGGCCCCATCATTGAGATTTTTGTAGCCCCGGAAAACCCGGGCAAGCATTAGGGCGCAGCTCAGCCAAATGGAGGCCGTGAAAACGGTGCAGCGCAGGAGACTGAACCAAGGTCTCTTCTGATCTTTGGAGGCCACATAACCATACCACCGAAAGCACCGCAGATGGGGTTTGAAGATGGGATCTTCGAAGGTTCCCGGCGAAAGCAATAGATCCTTTACTTTGAACATGATGACTGTTTGACTTGCACCATTTTCAAGGGGCTTTTATAGGGCCACGCACTTTAAATGTTGAGGTGCTAAGTGGGATAATTAGCCAATAATTGTGAAATAATTGTCACTGTTTACTGATTTACCGACAGGTGCTGCAGTTCTGCATAGACGATTTGGTAATGAGTTTAGTGTACATATGCATATGCCCTCTAGCCAGATGGCCTTCAAATGTTTGTTGCCAAGTTTAAATTCGATTTGCATGTTACGCTCGCCGGCACCCAAAACTTTGTCCACATCCAGGAGCAATGCAAATGTCAAACGTGTTTAGGCAGCGTTGCATGCAAGTGAAATTTGCTAgtgaaattaaactttttgccAACTTGTTCTGGCCACTTTCCGAGAGTGTCCCTTTCCGGCAGTCGGGGCAGGCAGGGCAGAGTGTAATCAGGTAATGGAAAACGAATAAATAAGGTCTGAAAGCAGTCCTCTCTGCTAGAGAGTCTCTGggctttaataaaattaatttttgatccCTGTGCTCGATAGATCGAATTGCAGGTGCACGAACGGCAGAAAGGCAGACCAGAGTCAATCAAGTGGTCAGATTGCGTAACAAACTATATGCCATCGACCATCGACCCAAGTAACCTCACGTTGGGCCAAAGGGTACTTCCGGCAAATGGCATTCAAGGAAATCAAATGCGAGGACCCGACAACCCGAGGCGGGCATCCCAGAGTCGGGAAACGAGAATCTCTATTCGTTTTTGCATGTGACAATCATATGCAGGAGCTGAGTAATTCGCCAATATATACATGGGCATCAACGGATATTGTATCTGTGGAGCGGAGCGGAGCACGAGTGTGTCGTCTATTtcacaatttgcatttaatatcCTTGtgtgaataatttacaaatgcaATAAACGTAAATGCGTTGGAGGAAACGCACTCAGACATGACTGGGTGCGAACGAGAAACCAAACCCAGTCCGAAACCTATTTTGAATCCAGAAGCATGGAAATGCTTCACAAGCTAACGGCTTCGGGAAAGTGGGTGGGGTTTTTGGGTGGCGTAGGGAAAACTCAATGCACGCATATTTGTATACTGCATGTTTGCAACTGTCTCTCTGATGTTTGTGTTTGCAAATGTGTAAATGCATTCGCAGCTCCTCGTATTTGTCTGTCTGCTGGCGTGAAATTTGCTGTAAGCAATAAGCCTGTGAGGATATTGAAAGTCACTCGTTTCTGGTATTTACTTATGCGTTTGTTTCATGCTCGATTGCCATATGGCAAGGGAAATAGGAAGGATCTGAAAGAGTATCTTGGCTTGGCTTGGCGCTTTTCACGCCACATTTGCCGGGGACAGAGTAATCGGATATTAGCTCGCCTTGCTTATTGTTATGGCATATTTATTGGAAGAATCGCAATTGCACACGATGCTGCGTTCAGTTTTGTGGTTAACTTGCAGCTTTAACTGCCCCATAACTAAGGGGATTCCCATGGAGAGCTCGTGTGGTTTGACTCCATCTCTTTTGACATCCTTGTGGGTTTTGTGGCAGCACTTTCGGAATGGCATTTCCATATTTACAACGATTGCGGTTCCCTTGCAGGGCCAAAAGTTCAATCCGAAAGCAGTTGAAAATTCTTATTTAagccttttattttattgatatatatgtaaaaatattgtaatatattttaaaacgatTGTTATCGTTTCTGAAACGTTTTTAGGGAGCTGAAAACTATAATCCATCAAGTGTAGTTCGCTAAAATCTTTCATAATCTTTTGCCACAGCTCCCCAAAAACTTCAAAACTATGCAACTTTAGCACTTGTTGTTTGGCCATGAATTATAGCCATAGTTAACCTTAAATAAAGTCTTTTCAAAGTCCATAGACTTTAAGAGTGGGAGGACTTTACTTGGGCTTTGGGCGCCAACCAGCCACTAAATTGTTTACACGCAATTTcatcaaaacaataaatcaTGCAGTTGAATCGGCACAACAAAGGCGGCGACAACGACGACGTCCGCTTTCCCGCTCTTTcgcttttccgctttcccTTCCAGACGACGACGTGACGTCAAGTTGACATTTGgtgaaaatcaaatcaaaagcaTTTTTCCGCACAGCGGATGTGGCGCAAGTAGCAAGTCAAACTTGGCAAACACACATTTATAACGCGAGGATATAGGAGTACTGGGACCCACAAACACAGAAAACCCAATGTACATAGGGCTCCCACATATATGGAGTGTACTATATACATTTGCCTGACGGCCAGGTCATCAATCGTGCGGTTGAAAGAAGGAGCAGCCAGGCAGCTTCAGTTGcgccattttatttaatttataagtatagcatttaatattaattatacgcCACGTAAGCTCATTGCGCACGGTGCTGAAAAGCCAGGCCCTTAAATATGTACGAATGGGTGTGTGCGATATGTGTGTGCGGCAAAGGGGCCACAGCTTTTTTATTTCGCTCATTAACTATGCATGTTTGTTGGCACTGCAATGGCATGGCCACAATGGTCAACATCGGTGGGCGTCCGAAAGGGGCGTGGAAAACCAGGAGCTGGAGCAAAGAGCAGGATTCTGAAACAGGAACAGGAGAAAATACCCATTTAACCccttttttttacgtttttcctTGGCAAtgcgcaagaaaaataaaaataaccgTGAGATTGCAGTATATTTGAGCGATAAGTTGAAAGCGGTACACCCTTTGTTGAAGTTTCTTTTGTTACTTGAACTATTTCATGAAatcttttgcaaaatatttataaaaataaaatctaaggAACTACGGCACCAAAATACTTTTCGGAACCCtttctgattttaaaaatgtaggaGATTATACATATTTCTCTATTAAATGTATTGATATgcatttattgaaagaaaaatgctTAGTTATCAGTAGAGATGCcagataatattaatatttttatactttttaatatAACAATATTAGCAATATTTTAATGTTCCGATATATACGATACGATATTAAAGTCGATACACAAAGAAAAGTATACGACGTTTTAGCTGCTATTTCTtgtaaaaacgttttaaaaataaaaataaaaacgtttttaaaatccaaagcaaaaaaaaatttgtataaagcgtattactttttaaaatgtttccccCCTGATTTTGCACCTTaaacttttgataatttcTTCTGTGTATTTTGGACTATTCGTCTCGATAGACATCCCTAGCTATTACTTTAGAAGCTAGCTGTTTTAAGAATGTTATAGAAGTcactaaatttaaatgttaaactcGGGAGTGTGAAGACCCACTATCAGATATAGGGCATTGCCACAAATGAGAGAGCGTTCGCGAAGCGTCCAAGTAAAAGTCCATAATGTTTAAATTGTGGTCCTCTACAAAAGCGGAAAATCAGCACAGCGagtttttatttgcattaagaaattataattatggCAGCTGGTTTTTTCACCGCCCACTTCTCCACTCGGCTCCTCATCGGCGTGTTTCGACCGCTTTTGGGGTTACTTTTGCCCTTTGCCGTAGTTTGTTGGCTTGTGTCTGACGGGCTGGCCTGGTGCTTTCTGGCGCTCTGGCTCTTTGGCTCCCTGGCTGCGTGGGGtgcatacttttttaattgaaaagtgcaaaataatgttaaagaaaagtaaaaagtagtCGTGGCACAAAGTATACGCCAAGTATCCCGGCCCCCTTTTGCCATTTGGAATCCCGAGAGGCACGCCATCGTTTGTTTGCACTTGTGTAGGTAGCGAGCATTGTGAGCAGATGAATGCAGTTTGCTGCTTCAGTTTTTATCCTTTTTATTTCACTGTGCCCAAGGGTTCGGAATGCGGGGGCTGGGCTGCGTGTCCCGGTTCAAGGAGCGTTTCGAGGCATAAATTGTGGCCAGAAACGAGCGTGAGGATGGTTTGCTTCTTCCCGGTAGCCTGGATTGCTTGGGGTTTTTTTCTGCGAAGGTGACTCGCTGTTTCTCGGCTAAGGGTGGATTAATCGTAAGGGTAAAGTGGCCAGCAGCGAAAGCTAACAAGTTGCAATCGAAAAGCCAGTTTAGCGAAAATCGTAAATTAAACCCTTTTTAATCCAAGtataattcaaattttgtaTGGTCTAAATAAGATACTATCTTGACATTAAAATACCAAGCGAATCAgaatttgctttattttacttaattaGATTAATTTAAGACAAATGCCTTACCTAgtcattgaccaattaaataaaaccaagCCATTGACCATCGAGGTGTAAGTGCAATCTATAGATATTTCCTGTGGGTAATCAGATTACATAATAAGTTGGCTTTCCACACTCGGCCAGTTATCTAATTTGCAGTGCCGGGGAATCAACACTTTGTAAAGCTGCCATAACAGGCGTTAAGTGGATGAAAGCCAGCTTCCATTTATCGGTAATTGCGTCGTTCGCCGCTGCGATTGTCTGGGCGTCCATCGTTCTTCGCTCTTAGCTGGAAATGCATACAATTTGCGCTACTTATGCTAAAATCTGCAAGCTGCATTCCATGGCCAGCAGTCATGAAGCACCTGGCTGGCTGGGCTGGTTTTGGAGTTTGCCATCATCTTCGAGTCGGTCAGAGGCGGCAAAGGCCCAATGAAGCATGTAATTCGCCCAGAACTAGCGCTACAAGTAATTCCAAATTGATGGCGCGAAAATTACGATAAGCAGCGCTGTGAGCCAAAGTTAAGAAAAACCGTTAGAAGGCTATAGCCATAGCTTCGGATCCAGATCCATTCAGCTGTGAAATGCAACGTGCAGGCGAAGGCGAAATTGCAGCAGGCTGCATTTTATTTCGGGCCCCGCGGAGTTAATTGTGTGAGCCATCGACGACGGAAGAGATTGGTTATTGTTCATGTGTACGTGTGTGAGTGGCGCCTTTTAGACGGTTTTAGTGCGCAAATTGGCCTACAAACTTGTCACCATTTATCTCACTCAGTGTCAGCGGCATCTTGGAGATCCTCCAAACCCATACACATACCATATCCCATAGGCAAACTTATTTGAGCGCGTGTCTGGGCCAAGCAAAACTTTCGCCAGTCTGCCATAAAATGCGTGTCGAAAACACAAAATGACACTTAAGCGGTACGAGTCCTGAGCCCCTGACAATATTGAATATGCCGAGGCAAACACTCGCCGGCACCACACACTCAATCAGGTATCATTT from Drosophila takahashii strain IR98-3 E-12201 chromosome 2R, DtakHiC1v2, whole genome shotgun sequence encodes:
- the Or56a gene encoding odorant receptor 56a, which codes for MFKVKDLLLSPGTFEDPIFKPHLRCFRWYGYVASKDQKRPWFSLLRCTVFTASIWLSCALMLARVFRGYKNLNDGATSWATAVQYFTVSIATLNAYVQRNRVIYLLREAYEDIQNLMFVADDQEMSLLVATQVYTRTITLILWVPSVIAGFIAYSDCIYRTWFLPKSVFNMPAVRRGEEQPILLFQLFPFGELCDNFVVGYLGPWYALALGITTIPLWHTFITCLMKYVNLKLQILNKRVEEMDITRINPTLVVDRLSASELTYWRLQLFKEFVREQLRIRKFVQELQNLICVPVMADFIIFSVLMCFLFFALTVGVPSKMDYFFMFIYLFVMAAILWIYHWHATLIVECHDKLSLAYYSCGWYNFELPLQRMMVFVMMNAQRPMTMRALLVDLNLRTFIDIVRGAYSYFNLLRSTHM